From the Notolabrus celidotus isolate fNotCel1 chromosome 12, fNotCel1.pri, whole genome shotgun sequence genome, one window contains:
- the LOC117822530 gene encoding zinc finger and SCAN domain-containing protein 32-like, whose product MLSLRAFLNDRLMAVADEIFGAVEKTIAEYKEEIFRSKDLEITRLRMQLKLLKSEPELERCIEAQLQQHTHHHHHHPPPQHHQSNPAVEEAPEPQHCEEDEGSSMEQEHPEPSQVKKEQQQQKSHRDFWMGQDATEQLDSLESDIKDFISSPSSLRNSLQDPILPFHPNHNNNNNNGSAGEKPYCCSVCEKRFSNCSHLAAHIRTHTGERPYICEICRKTFITTSALNRHQTIHTEGKHFICNYCGKSFKWMESLGRHIRSLHKRENMPV is encoded by the exons ATGCTGTCACTAAGAGCTTTCCTCAACGACAGATTGATGGCAGTAGCAGATGAGATCTTCGGAGCTGTCGAAAAGACCATAGCCGAGTACAAAGAGGAGATCTTTCGCTCAAAGGATCTGGAAATAACTCGTCTAAGGATGCAACTGAAGCTTCTCAAGTCAG AGCCCGAACTGGAGAGATGCATTGAAgcgcagctgcagcagcacacccatcatcaccaccaccaccctcctcctcAGCATCATCAATCAAACCCTGCAGTGGAAGAGGCTCCTGAGCCCCAGCACTGTGAGGAAGATGAGGgcagcagcatggagcaggagcACCCAGAGCCCTCACAAGTGaagaaggagcagcagcagcagaagagccACAGGGACTTCTGGATGGGGCAAGATGCAACAGAGCAGCTGGACAGCCTCGAATCAGACATCAAAGACTTCATCTCATCTCCCTCCAGTCTGAGAAATAGTCTGCAGGATCCCATTTTACCCTTCCACCCAAaccacaacaataataacaacaatggcaGTGCTGGAGAGAAGCCCTACTGCTGCTCCGTGTGTGAGAAGCGCTTCAGTAACTGCTCGCACCTCGCTGCTCACatcaggacacacacaggagagaggCCGTACATATGTGAAATATGCAGGAAGACTTTTATAACAACAAGTGCTCTGAATAGACATCAGACTATACACACTGAAGGGAAACACTTTATCTGTAATTATTGTGGGAAGTCCTTTAAATGGATGGAGTCTCTGGGCAGGCACATCAGGAGTCTGCACAAGAGAGAAAACATGCCTGTGTGA